The genomic interval CCCGTGTGCTTACGCATGTGGATCTTCAGCTTGTCATTCCTGTCAGGAGAGGGGGTAGAGCAGAGACCATCAGTGAGGGAGACCAGCCCCGGCCCCATACCCCACCCTCCCACCCCGGATGCCCTCCTCACCGAGTGAAGCGCACCCCGCAGGCAGAACACtggaagggcttctcccctgtgTGGGTCCTCATATGTCGGGGCAGTTTCCCTGCACCATGGATGATTTTCTGACAGACTGGGCACTGCTGTGGAGTCTGCGACTTCctcttcctgccccccccagcaacGCCCCCTCGCTCCGGCAGCGGAGGCGGGCCCATCTTGTCTTCCTCTTCCGAAAGGCCGGTCTCAGCTTGCACCAATAAGGGGGTGTCCCCCGGGGTCCAGTGCTTACTCCCGTTTATGACCCCGGGTTCCCAGCCAGCGTGCTGccctcctccattctgcccccCTGGGGGTGAGTACTCATCATAGCCGGGGCTGGTGGGGGCCCGGGGGAGTTCTGCTGTGGGCGAGCTACTGGGGGAGTCGCGCCGGGGCTGCAGGTGAGACAACCTGGATTTCAGGATGTGCTGCTTGTCTCGCTTGCGCCGGGAACTTTGCACGATATCCTCAGTGCGCTCCCCCACCACGATCCCtcgctcctgctcctcctcttcctcctcctcatccccTTCCCCCTTGGTCTCGCCCAGGATGTCCCTGCAGGCGTCGGCTACACACTGGATGCCCAGCAGCTGTGCGGCCTTCAGCACGTCCCGCATCCCTGAGCTGCGGATGGTCAGCGTAGCTGTGTAGGCAAACTCCAGAAGCGCGTCCAAGGCATCGGGGGCCACACAGTCCAGCTGGCAGACACTGCAGCCGCTCCCCACTGAGCCAACATCCCCAGGTTCCCCCTCCTCTGCGCCAAAGAGATTGCGGAAGTACAGACTGACAGCGGCCATGACGGAGCGGTGCGTGGAGTAGCGGGCACCTCGAGAAGTCAAGGTGAGGTCACACAGCAGCCCCGCCCTCCGTTGCTCattcaggcaggacaggagctcACTGCTGTGCTCCGGGAAGGGGATCCCGATTAAGCCGTCCTCTCCTGGAGACATTGCCACCTGCTGGTTTGGAGGTATAAAAACAAGTTTAATACCCGTGCAGCTTCACTTATTTCACAAAGCAAATACTCTGAATACAGATATGAAATGGCCCCCAGTTCCATAACAGATATAGCTCACAGTGGTCTGAGGTTGCCGTCCCATCCCCCACAACCCCATGCCCGGACTGCATCCAGCAGGAGAGTGGAATCAAAGGATGAGGCGAGAGGCGGCCGGACGGGAGGGAGCTTTACGGCTTTATCTCCCACTGTAAAAATAGCAGGATCACGGACAGTGAGAGGGACTGTTTGAGACACAGGCCTCGTGCAGGTGAGTGGCAGTGCGCTTCAGGAGAACCTGTTCGGCAGGTTAGTGCTTGGGAAGCAGCCCAAGAGCCGGCAGGGCTGAGGTGACTGGGAGAGGTCGGCACTgtgg from Paramormyrops kingsleyae isolate MSU_618 chromosome 9, PKINGS_0.4, whole genome shotgun sequence carries:
- the zbtb7b gene encoding zinc finger and BTB domain-containing protein 7B isoform X1, encoding MTQAVLFPTSPHSVLRTGKQVAMSPGEDGLIGIPFPEHSSELLSCLNEQRRAGLLCDLTLTSRGARYSTHRSVMAAVSLYFRNLFGAEEGEPGDVGSVGSGCSVCQLDCVAPDALDALLEFAYTATLTIRSSGMRDVLKAAQLLGIQCVADACRDILGETKGEGDEEEEEEEQERGIVVGERTEDIVQSSRRKRDKQHILKSRLSHLQPRRDSPSSSPTAELPRAPTSPGYDEYSPPGGQNGGGQHAGWEPGVINGSKHWTPGDTPLLVQAETGLSEEEDKMGPPPLPERGGVAGGGRKRKSQTPQQCPVCQKIIHGAGKLPRHMRTHTGEKPFQCSACGVRFTRNDKLKIHMRKHTGERPYPCPHCPARFLHSYDLKNHLSLHSGARPFECPLCHKAFVREDHLQRHRKGHSCLEVRTRRPRRGAGSVGEAVMASSLLDSIPLSHASAFSRSPPPTLGRSPFLPDVDGPPIPLHAMPLLGPRGPPYPALLFRGVEVPGGPIEELGAPNATHGPPGPQVSWGEEEEEDNEEEEDEDEEE
- the zbtb7b gene encoding zinc finger and BTB domain-containing protein 7B isoform X2 codes for the protein MGLWGMGRQPQTTQVAMSPGEDGLIGIPFPEHSSELLSCLNEQRRAGLLCDLTLTSRGARYSTHRSVMAAVSLYFRNLFGAEEGEPGDVGSVGSGCSVCQLDCVAPDALDALLEFAYTATLTIRSSGMRDVLKAAQLLGIQCVADACRDILGETKGEGDEEEEEEEQERGIVVGERTEDIVQSSRRKRDKQHILKSRLSHLQPRRDSPSSSPTAELPRAPTSPGYDEYSPPGGQNGGGQHAGWEPGVINGSKHWTPGDTPLLVQAETGLSEEEDKMGPPPLPERGGVAGGGRKRKSQTPQQCPVCQKIIHGAGKLPRHMRTHTGEKPFQCSACGVRFTRNDKLKIHMRKHTGERPYPCPHCPARFLHSYDLKNHLSLHSGARPFECPLCHKAFVREDHLQRHRKGHSCLEVRTRRPRRGAGSVGEAVMASSLLDSIPLSHASAFSRSPPPTLGRSPFLPDVDGPPIPLHAMPLLGPRGPPYPALLFRGVEVPGGPIEELGAPNATHGPPGPQVSWGEEEEEDNEEEEDEDEEE
- the zbtb7b gene encoding zinc finger and BTB domain-containing protein 7B isoform X3, whose protein sequence is MSPGEDGLIGIPFPEHSSELLSCLNEQRRAGLLCDLTLTSRGARYSTHRSVMAAVSLYFRNLFGAEEGEPGDVGSVGSGCSVCQLDCVAPDALDALLEFAYTATLTIRSSGMRDVLKAAQLLGIQCVADACRDILGETKGEGDEEEEEEEQERGIVVGERTEDIVQSSRRKRDKQHILKSRLSHLQPRRDSPSSSPTAELPRAPTSPGYDEYSPPGGQNGGGQHAGWEPGVINGSKHWTPGDTPLLVQAETGLSEEEDKMGPPPLPERGGVAGGGRKRKSQTPQQCPVCQKIIHGAGKLPRHMRTHTGEKPFQCSACGVRFTRNDKLKIHMRKHTGERPYPCPHCPARFLHSYDLKNHLSLHSGARPFECPLCHKAFVREDHLQRHRKGHSCLEVRTRRPRRGAGSVGEAVMASSLLDSIPLSHASAFSRSPPPTLGRSPFLPDVDGPPIPLHAMPLLGPRGPPYPALLFRGVEVPGGPIEELGAPNATHGPPGPQVSWGEEEEEDNEEEEDEDEEE